The Takifugu rubripes chromosome 7, fTakRub1.2, whole genome shotgun sequence genome has a segment encoding these proteins:
- the rusc1 gene encoding uncharacterized protein rusc1 isoform X3, which translates to MLSSNCSSQPAKPRRFDTSRRTTVAPKSRGPASQREDKNMNTITSSAPRRPTKTPIAPARSRVGPQPRAPVSQSRFSSQKQALPVSKSVRPKQRNARASAATKTAPPAAPPPLPSVLSLDPNCNEPSLPCLCCDGRSPQDNNSMFNHNHNNNNTISLRQQLQMPLPPPVLHQRQDGKVAKEQPASPEQAQAQMELPACPAAGLENENKNANESTSLDNKKYVELQEEDDKEESSGDIDIDDEEEADVDEEDDDDDTLVPSCCDCGPSLLEFSLSSSTSSSSSTSISSCSDLESDCADQSAFICSFQDKDNPASMLSPKDHSALLQTSECQPPARLPPSLPLSTNPFIPISHSPCSPDEGYPSALDSPSPDYLGIKDDSEVTKLGLLDFLESVGEFGKMERFSQVIQVARWDLEGEQNWDVLRDRLDHLDRLEKVNREVKLAYVARLHEKGFDLGDLEEQDLSDVMDEMGNIEIPWKLYKGQGGTMGDSQEFSDAGVDLTGPSDCDEPFVPDSLTPSPIEPPPRPPKPPARHASVSSDLHTYINISRETTSMVVSTSPTLSTFSPNSSSPTFTTFKCEKPLPPAPPSIPPLPTAKAVPYLTLYTTPSPPPSLPTPTPPIPPPRRRHLARKEAQRLAALQAEQEKTPLSLPPPTTRPPPLPPPPVISISSSPPGIPPPPPLPPPPSFHALDVEIRKLLMLAGLTQAELLKLSPELGICVGGMESDEESVPLSRSLEESEFRLKETEDNSKDGVGLLAKDRKSSRSSPKLDTPVENKKGEESRDTQRTTSFTEIARRKKRNSGLYSEPYYSTGFSNIQETKSENMSYESFPYPTELAETPPPPPPPRPLPPIPPSLPPVKVSTLPANSAQPERFDWLIAFTPECEGSKQSLDMRKCPVDSEKKAGTSSAPPGCAPKVTTFKELRFRNKSASLPTRVITDPDPDPTVITPDPDILYNLKWRREKAGSDGSQWEYTSQAQALFIQPPPALTSMAALKEMLQRADKEGGQLELCPTQKFGCSVSDSSLWTTGRQWEREDGKERREEKVEVAVRGEADGGRTFESRTSIIPPSRLLSAVRSASFAGSVPKAETSWMGEDVKHRLRGPGLSSLRLQEKKVLVSAVSDAVEAILGQFSSSRTVVQKTLSGDSTINPALGRLVLQSLCPALHSLLTDGLKPHQSDLIAGRRPNSAWGLIQASTRPGQKTQILFNLQVRVSELPQLRHSKQRFNAFLLGLLNTKFLDFWLSHLHSCTDVLETYYHPASFMRLSLSTCRPLFEELLLVLQPLSLLTFNLDLLFQHHRFEPDCHSPDVPSPPCQETGFQLRAQSKSRYIESLSEVDFGGSNPWTAKESPSPLGDPKKAAVGSTDGSAERENLSIALGHTSPQLLWVQEKEIEALPPPDLEEDSFVQQAGQVIQQGWGAVKRWGDRLSQNLAELSAKKEEVKPDLTLQVQAGSDFAPVSSDAQVPFGLGRLFGASKSPSSPQGHTPPSRRPSQWLAPGVSALTRMVSSSSAPIIRRFPETLEETEQESDTEDDAVEINDKARPLRSVRTLCNHAGTGSELSFCKGEQLVVLGGVDQDWIRCRQGDKEGLVPIGYTSLIM; encoded by the exons ATGCTGTCCTCAAACTGCTCCTCCCAGCCGGCGAAGCCGCGACGCTTTGACACCAGTCGACGGACCACTGTTGCACCAAAGTCTCGCGGTCCTGCTTCTCAGAGGGAGGATAAGAACATGAACACCATCACCTCATCGGCCCCACGGCGGCCTACTAAAACCCCCATCGCACCGGCCAGGAGCAGGGTGGGACCCCAGCCTAGGGCGCCAGTAAGCCAGTCCAGGTTCAGCTCACAAAAACAGGCTTTGCCTGTCTCAAAATCAGTCCGGCCCAAACAGAGGAATGCACGTGCATCAGCAGCGACCAAAACtgcacctccagcagctcctcctccacttccctCGGTTCTCTCCCTTGATCCAAACTGCAACGAACCCAGCCTCCCATGTCTGTGCTGTGACGGGCGCTCTCCGCAGGACAACAACAGTATGTTCaaccacaaccacaacaacaacaacaccatctctctgagacagcagctgcagatgcctcttcctccacctgtGTTACACCAGAGGCAAGATGGGAAGGTGGCCAAAGAACAGCCTGCATCTCCTGAGCAGGCGCAGGCCCAGATGGAACTCCCCGCTTGCCCTGCTGCCGGTCTggagaatgaaaataaaaatgcaaacgAAAGCACAAGTTTGGACAACAAGAAATATGTGGAATTGCAGGAAGAAGATGACAAGGAGGAGAGCAGCGGGGATATCGATATCGACGACGAAGAGGAAGCTGACGTTGACGAggaagacgatgatgatgataccCTTGTTCCATCCTGCTGTGACTGTGGCCCCTCTCTCCTGGAGTTTTCActttcctcctctacctcttcttcatcctccactTCCATTAGCTCTTGCTCTGATTTGGAGTCAGACTGTGCAGATCAATCTGCCTTTATCTGCTCTTTCCAGGACAAAGATAATCCAGCCAGCATGCTTTCCCCTAAAGACCACTCTGCTCTTCTACAAACCTCTGAATGCCAGCCTCCTGCTCGGTTACCCCCGTCCCTTCCTCTTTCCACTAATCCTTTTATCCCAATATCACATTCCCCTTGTTCCCCCGATGAAGGCTACCCCTCTGCTTTGGACTCACCCTCACCTGACTACCTGGGAATCAAAGATGATTCTGAAGTCACCAAACTGGGTTTGCTTGACTTTTTAGAGTCTGTAGGGGAGTTTGGGAAAATGGAGCGCTTCAGCCAGGTGATCCAAGTTGCTCGATGGGACTTGGAGGGGGAACAAAACTGGGATGTATTGAGGGATCGTCTGGATCACCTGGATCGCTTGGAGAAGGTGAACCGTGAAGTGAAATTGGCTTATGTTGCCAGACTCCATGAGAAGGGGTTTGATCTTGGAGACCTCGAAGAACAAGATCTCTCAGACGTCATGGATGAAATGGGCAACATTGAAATTCCCTGGAAGTTGTATAAAGGACAGGGAGGAACAATGGGAGACTCTCAGGAGTTTTCAGATGCAGGGGTTGATCTCACTGGCCCATCTGACTGTGATGAACCTTTTGTTCCCGATTCGCTCACCCCTTCCCCCATTGAGCCTCCACCAAGACCCCCCAAACCCCCTGCACGTCATGCCAGCGTGAGCTCTGACCTCCATACCTACATTAATATCAGCAGAGAGACCACCTCCATGGTGGTATCCACCTCTCCTACGCTCTCTACTTTCTCCCCCAACTCCTCCTCTCCAACATTCACCACTTTTAAATGTGAGAAACCCttacctccagctccaccctctattcctcctctccccaccgCAAAGGCAGTTCCTTACCTCACACTTTACACtacaccatctcctcctccatctctccccacCCCAACTCCTCCCATTCCTCCACCTCGGAGGCGCCACCTTGCCCGGAAGGAGGCACAGCGGCTTGCCGCTCTTCAGGCAGAACAGGAAAAGACtcccctttctcttcctcctcctaccACACGtcccccaccccttcctcctccgccAGTGATCTCAATCTCCTCATCTCCACCTGGTataccacctccacctcccctccctcctcccccttccttccACGCTTTGGACGTAGAGATTCGGAAGCTTTTGATGCTTGCTGGCTTAACCCAAGCAGAGCTCCTCAAACTCAGTCCAGAGCTTGGTATTTGTGTTGGGGGAATGGAAAGTGATGAAGAAAGTGTTCCTTTATCCAGGTCTTTGGAGGAAAGTGAGTTTCGACTAAAAGAGACAGAAGACAACAGCAAAGATGGCGTTGGGTTGTTGGCCAAAGATCGGAAGTCCAGCAGAAGCAGTCCAAAATTAGATACCCCTGTCGAAAATAAAAAGggggaggaaagcagagacacgCAGAGGACAACTTCTTTCACAGAGATAgcgaggagaaagaaaaggaacagTGGTTTGTACTCAGAGCCTTACTACAGCACAGGTTTTAGCAATATACAGGAAACCAAATCAGAGAACATGAGCTACGAGTCTTTTCCCTATCCTACTGAGTTAGCAGAAACACCTccgcccccacctcctcctcgcccTTTACCTCCCATCCCCCCATCTTTGCCCCCTGTCAAAGTCAGCACTCTACCTGCAAACTCTGCACAGCCCGAGCGATTCGATTGGCTGATAGCGTTCACCCCTGAATGTGAAGGTTCGAAACAGTCTCTGGACATGAGAAAGTGTCCCGTCGACTCTGAGAAGAAGGCCGGTACCTCGAGCGCGCCTCCAGGGTGTGCTCCAAAAGTGACAACATTTAAGGAGCTGCGCTTCCGAAACAAGAGCGCGTCCCTGCCGACAAGGGTGATCaccgaccccgaccccgacccgaCTGTCATAACCCCAGACCCGGACATACTGTACAATCTGAAATGGAGACGAGAGAAGGCGGGCAGCGATGGCAGCCAATGGGAGTACACCTCTCAAGCTCAGGCGTTGTTCATACAGCCACCACCAGCTCTGACCTCGATGGCTGCCCTGAAGGAAATGCTGCAGAGAGCCGACAAGGAAGGCGGACAGCTGGAGCTGTGCCCGACGCAGAAGTTTGGCTGCTCGGTCAGCGACAGCAGCCTGTGGACCACGGGCCGACAGTGGGAGCGTGAAGATgggaaggaaagaagagaagaaaaagtcgAGGTCGCtgtgagaggagaagctgatggAGGAAGAACTTTTGAATCAAGAACTTCAA TAATCCCTCCTTCACGCCTGCTGTCAGCTGTCCGCAGCGCCTCGTTCGCCGGCTCCGTTCCGAAGGCGGAGACGTCGTGGATGGGCGAAGATGTGAAGCATCGACTGAGAGGTCCGGGCCTGTCCTCTCTGcgcctgcaggaaaaaaaag TGCTGGTCAGCGCAGTCAGTGATGCGGTGGAAGCCATCTTGGGCCAGTTCAGTTCTTCTCGGACTGTCGTTCAGAAG ACTCTATCAGGGGACAGCACCATAAATCCAGCTCTGGGCCGGCTGGTGCTGCAGAGCCTCTGCCCTGCCCTGCACAGCTTGCTGACTGATGGCTTGAAACCGCACCAGAGTGACCTGATTGCAGGCAGAAGGCCAAACTCTGCCTGGGGACTCATCCAGGCCTCCACCAGACCAG gCCAAAAAACGCAGATCTTGTTCAACCTTCAAGTCCGGGTTTCGGAGCTGCCCCAGCTGAGACACAGCAAACAGAGATTTAACGCATTTCTCCTTGGCCTGCTTAA TACCAAGTTTCTCGATTTCTGGCTGTCTCACCTTCATTCCTGCACCG ATGTGCTTGAGACGTATTACCACCCCGCCTCCTTCATGCGTCTCTCACTCAGCACCTGCCGGCCTTTGTTCGAGGAGCTGCTCCTCGTGCTGCAGCCGCTCAGCctgctgacctttaaccttgaCCTGCTCTTCCAGCACCACCGTTTCGAGCCAGATTGTCACAGCCCAGATGTCCCCAGTCCACCATGTCAGGAGACTGGTTTCCAGCTGAGAGCCCAGTCCAAAAGCAGATACATTGAAAGCCTGTCTGAAGTAGACTTTGGAGGCTCGAACCCCTGGACAGCCAAAGAAAGTCCGTCACCCCTGGGTGATCCAAAGAAAGCAGCGGTCGGGTCGACGGATGGCAGCGCTGAACGTGAAAACCTGTCGATCGCTCTCGGGCACACGAGTCCTCAGCTTCTGTGGGTGCAGGAGAAGGAAATCGAGGCGCTCCCTCCTCCTGATCTTGAGGAGGACAGCTTCGTccagcaggcaggacag GTGATCCagcaggggtggggggctgtGAAGCGTTGGGGAGACAGACTGAGCCAGAACCTGGCCGAGCTGAGCGCCAAGAAGGAGGAGGTAAAGCCCGATCTGACTCTTCAGGTCCAGGCCGGGAGTGACTTTGCACCGGTCAGCAGTGACGCTCAGGTTCCCTTCGGGCTGGGGCGACTCTTTGGTGCCTCTAAAAGCCCCAGCAGCCCACAAGGTCACACCCCACCGAGCAG acGTCCCTCCCAGTGGCTGGCTCCTGGTGTCTCTGCACTGACGCGTAtggtgagcagcagctcagctcccATAATAAGGAGGTTCCCAGAAACCCTGGAAGAAACTGAGCAGGAATCGGACACGGAGGACGATGCCGTGGAGATTAATGACAAAGCCAGACCACTCAG gtcaGTACGAACCCTGTGCAACCACGCCGGAACGGGTTCGGAACTTAGCTTCTGCAAAGGGGAGCAACTCGTGGTGTTAGGAGGAGTCGATCAAGACTGGATTCGCTGTCGTCAGGGAGACAAAGAGGGGCTGGTGCCGATTGGCTACACCTCTCTCATCATGTGA
- the rusc1 gene encoding uncharacterized protein rusc1 isoform X4 — protein MLSSNCSSQPAKPRRFDTSRRTTVAPKSRGPASQREDKNMNTITSSAPRRPTKTPIAPARSRVGPQPRAPVSQSRFSSQKQALPVSKSVRPKQRNARASAATKTAPPAAPPPLPSVLSLDPNCNEPSLPCLCCDGRSPQDNNSMFNHNHNNNNTISLRQQLQMPLPPPVLHQRQDGKVAKEQPASPEQAQAQMELPACPAAGLENENKNANESTSLDNKKYVELQEEDDKEESSGDIDIDDEEEADVDEEDDDDDTLVPSCCDCGPSLLEFSLSSSTSSSSSTSISSCSDLESDCADQSAFICSFQDKDNPASMLSPKDHSALLQTSECQPPARLPPSLPLSTNPFIPISHSPCSPDEGYPSALDSPSPDYLGIKDDSEVTKLGLLDFLESVGEFGKMERFSQVIQVARWDLEGEQNWDVLRDRLDHLDRLEKVNREVKLAYVARLHEKGFDLGDLEEQDLSDVMDEMGNIEIPWKLYKGQGGTMGDSQEFSDAGVDLTGPSDCDEPFVPDSLTPSPIEPPPRPPKPPARHASVSSDLHTYINISRETTSMVVSTSPTLSTFSPNSSSPTFTTFKCEKPLPPAPPSIPPLPTAKAVPYLTLYTTPSPPPSLPTPTPPIPPPRRRHLARKEAQRLAALQAEQEKTPLSLPPPTTRPPPLPPPPVISISSSPPGIPPPPPLPPPPSFHALDVEIRKLLMLAGLTQAELLKLSPELGICVGGMESDEESVPLSRSLEESEFRLKETEDNSKDGVGLLAKDRKSSRSSPKLDTPVENKKGEESRDTQRTTSFTEIARRKKRNSGLYSEPYYSTGFSNIQETKSENMSYESFPYPTELAETPPPPPPPRPLPPIPPSLPPVKVSTLPANSAQPERFDWLIAFTPECEGSKQSLDMRKCPVDSEKKAGTSSAPPGCAPKVTTFKELRFRNKSASLPTRVITDPDPDPTVITPDPDILYNLKWRREKAGSDGSQWEYTSQAQALFIQPPPALTSMAALKEMLQRADKEGGQLELCPTQKFGCSVSDSSLWTTGRQWEREDGKERREEKVEVAVRGEADGGRTFESRTSTVRSASFAGSVPKAETSWMGEDVKHRLRGPGLSSLRLQEKKVLVSAVSDAVEAILGQFSSSRTVVQKTLSGDSTINPALGRLVLQSLCPALHSLLTDGLKPHQSDLIAGRRPNSAWGLIQASTRPGQKTQILFNLQVRVSELPQLRHSKQRFNAFLLGLLNTKFLDFWLSHLHSCTDVLETYYHPASFMRLSLSTCRPLFEELLLVLQPLSLLTFNLDLLFQHHRFEPDCHSPDVPSPPCQETGFQLRAQSKSRYIESLSEVDFGGSNPWTAKESPSPLGDPKKAAVGSTDGSAERENLSIALGHTSPQLLWVQEKEIEALPPPDLEEDSFVQQAGQVIQQGWGAVKRWGDRLSQNLAELSAKKEEVKPDLTLQVQAGSDFAPVSSDAQVPFGLGRLFGASKSPSSPQGHTPPSRRPSQWLAPGVSALTRMVSSSSAPIIRRFPETLEETEQESDTEDDAVEINDKARPLRSVRTLCNHAGTGSELSFCKGEQLVVLGGVDQDWIRCRQGDKEGLVPIGYTSLIM, from the exons ATGCTGTCCTCAAACTGCTCCTCCCAGCCGGCGAAGCCGCGACGCTTTGACACCAGTCGACGGACCACTGTTGCACCAAAGTCTCGCGGTCCTGCTTCTCAGAGGGAGGATAAGAACATGAACACCATCACCTCATCGGCCCCACGGCGGCCTACTAAAACCCCCATCGCACCGGCCAGGAGCAGGGTGGGACCCCAGCCTAGGGCGCCAGTAAGCCAGTCCAGGTTCAGCTCACAAAAACAGGCTTTGCCTGTCTCAAAATCAGTCCGGCCCAAACAGAGGAATGCACGTGCATCAGCAGCGACCAAAACtgcacctccagcagctcctcctccacttccctCGGTTCTCTCCCTTGATCCAAACTGCAACGAACCCAGCCTCCCATGTCTGTGCTGTGACGGGCGCTCTCCGCAGGACAACAACAGTATGTTCaaccacaaccacaacaacaacaacaccatctctctgagacagcagctgcagatgcctcttcctccacctgtGTTACACCAGAGGCAAGATGGGAAGGTGGCCAAAGAACAGCCTGCATCTCCTGAGCAGGCGCAGGCCCAGATGGAACTCCCCGCTTGCCCTGCTGCCGGTCTggagaatgaaaataaaaatgcaaacgAAAGCACAAGTTTGGACAACAAGAAATATGTGGAATTGCAGGAAGAAGATGACAAGGAGGAGAGCAGCGGGGATATCGATATCGACGACGAAGAGGAAGCTGACGTTGACGAggaagacgatgatgatgataccCTTGTTCCATCCTGCTGTGACTGTGGCCCCTCTCTCCTGGAGTTTTCActttcctcctctacctcttcttcatcctccactTCCATTAGCTCTTGCTCTGATTTGGAGTCAGACTGTGCAGATCAATCTGCCTTTATCTGCTCTTTCCAGGACAAAGATAATCCAGCCAGCATGCTTTCCCCTAAAGACCACTCTGCTCTTCTACAAACCTCTGAATGCCAGCCTCCTGCTCGGTTACCCCCGTCCCTTCCTCTTTCCACTAATCCTTTTATCCCAATATCACATTCCCCTTGTTCCCCCGATGAAGGCTACCCCTCTGCTTTGGACTCACCCTCACCTGACTACCTGGGAATCAAAGATGATTCTGAAGTCACCAAACTGGGTTTGCTTGACTTTTTAGAGTCTGTAGGGGAGTTTGGGAAAATGGAGCGCTTCAGCCAGGTGATCCAAGTTGCTCGATGGGACTTGGAGGGGGAACAAAACTGGGATGTATTGAGGGATCGTCTGGATCACCTGGATCGCTTGGAGAAGGTGAACCGTGAAGTGAAATTGGCTTATGTTGCCAGACTCCATGAGAAGGGGTTTGATCTTGGAGACCTCGAAGAACAAGATCTCTCAGACGTCATGGATGAAATGGGCAACATTGAAATTCCCTGGAAGTTGTATAAAGGACAGGGAGGAACAATGGGAGACTCTCAGGAGTTTTCAGATGCAGGGGTTGATCTCACTGGCCCATCTGACTGTGATGAACCTTTTGTTCCCGATTCGCTCACCCCTTCCCCCATTGAGCCTCCACCAAGACCCCCCAAACCCCCTGCACGTCATGCCAGCGTGAGCTCTGACCTCCATACCTACATTAATATCAGCAGAGAGACCACCTCCATGGTGGTATCCACCTCTCCTACGCTCTCTACTTTCTCCCCCAACTCCTCCTCTCCAACATTCACCACTTTTAAATGTGAGAAACCCttacctccagctccaccctctattcctcctctccccaccgCAAAGGCAGTTCCTTACCTCACACTTTACACtacaccatctcctcctccatctctccccacCCCAACTCCTCCCATTCCTCCACCTCGGAGGCGCCACCTTGCCCGGAAGGAGGCACAGCGGCTTGCCGCTCTTCAGGCAGAACAGGAAAAGACtcccctttctcttcctcctcctaccACACGtcccccaccccttcctcctccgccAGTGATCTCAATCTCCTCATCTCCACCTGGTataccacctccacctcccctccctcctcccccttccttccACGCTTTGGACGTAGAGATTCGGAAGCTTTTGATGCTTGCTGGCTTAACCCAAGCAGAGCTCCTCAAACTCAGTCCAGAGCTTGGTATTTGTGTTGGGGGAATGGAAAGTGATGAAGAAAGTGTTCCTTTATCCAGGTCTTTGGAGGAAAGTGAGTTTCGACTAAAAGAGACAGAAGACAACAGCAAAGATGGCGTTGGGTTGTTGGCCAAAGATCGGAAGTCCAGCAGAAGCAGTCCAAAATTAGATACCCCTGTCGAAAATAAAAAGggggaggaaagcagagacacgCAGAGGACAACTTCTTTCACAGAGATAgcgaggagaaagaaaaggaacagTGGTTTGTACTCAGAGCCTTACTACAGCACAGGTTTTAGCAATATACAGGAAACCAAATCAGAGAACATGAGCTACGAGTCTTTTCCCTATCCTACTGAGTTAGCAGAAACACCTccgcccccacctcctcctcgcccTTTACCTCCCATCCCCCCATCTTTGCCCCCTGTCAAAGTCAGCACTCTACCTGCAAACTCTGCACAGCCCGAGCGATTCGATTGGCTGATAGCGTTCACCCCTGAATGTGAAGGTTCGAAACAGTCTCTGGACATGAGAAAGTGTCCCGTCGACTCTGAGAAGAAGGCCGGTACCTCGAGCGCGCCTCCAGGGTGTGCTCCAAAAGTGACAACATTTAAGGAGCTGCGCTTCCGAAACAAGAGCGCGTCCCTGCCGACAAGGGTGATCaccgaccccgaccccgacccgaCTGTCATAACCCCAGACCCGGACATACTGTACAATCTGAAATGGAGACGAGAGAAGGCGGGCAGCGATGGCAGCCAATGGGAGTACACCTCTCAAGCTCAGGCGTTGTTCATACAGCCACCACCAGCTCTGACCTCGATGGCTGCCCTGAAGGAAATGCTGCAGAGAGCCGACAAGGAAGGCGGACAGCTGGAGCTGTGCCCGACGCAGAAGTTTGGCTGCTCGGTCAGCGACAGCAGCCTGTGGACCACGGGCCGACAGTGGGAGCGTGAAGATgggaaggaaagaagagaagaaaaagtcgAGGTCGCtgtgagaggagaagctgatggAGGAAGAACTTTTGAATCAAGAACTTCAA CTGTCCGCAGCGCCTCGTTCGCCGGCTCCGTTCCGAAGGCGGAGACGTCGTGGATGGGCGAAGATGTGAAGCATCGACTGAGAGGTCCGGGCCTGTCCTCTCTGcgcctgcaggaaaaaaaag TGCTGGTCAGCGCAGTCAGTGATGCGGTGGAAGCCATCTTGGGCCAGTTCAGTTCTTCTCGGACTGTCGTTCAGAAG ACTCTATCAGGGGACAGCACCATAAATCCAGCTCTGGGCCGGCTGGTGCTGCAGAGCCTCTGCCCTGCCCTGCACAGCTTGCTGACTGATGGCTTGAAACCGCACCAGAGTGACCTGATTGCAGGCAGAAGGCCAAACTCTGCCTGGGGACTCATCCAGGCCTCCACCAGACCAG gCCAAAAAACGCAGATCTTGTTCAACCTTCAAGTCCGGGTTTCGGAGCTGCCCCAGCTGAGACACAGCAAACAGAGATTTAACGCATTTCTCCTTGGCCTGCTTAA TACCAAGTTTCTCGATTTCTGGCTGTCTCACCTTCATTCCTGCACCG ATGTGCTTGAGACGTATTACCACCCCGCCTCCTTCATGCGTCTCTCACTCAGCACCTGCCGGCCTTTGTTCGAGGAGCTGCTCCTCGTGCTGCAGCCGCTCAGCctgctgacctttaaccttgaCCTGCTCTTCCAGCACCACCGTTTCGAGCCAGATTGTCACAGCCCAGATGTCCCCAGTCCACCATGTCAGGAGACTGGTTTCCAGCTGAGAGCCCAGTCCAAAAGCAGATACATTGAAAGCCTGTCTGAAGTAGACTTTGGAGGCTCGAACCCCTGGACAGCCAAAGAAAGTCCGTCACCCCTGGGTGATCCAAAGAAAGCAGCGGTCGGGTCGACGGATGGCAGCGCTGAACGTGAAAACCTGTCGATCGCTCTCGGGCACACGAGTCCTCAGCTTCTGTGGGTGCAGGAGAAGGAAATCGAGGCGCTCCCTCCTCCTGATCTTGAGGAGGACAGCTTCGTccagcaggcaggacag GTGATCCagcaggggtggggggctgtGAAGCGTTGGGGAGACAGACTGAGCCAGAACCTGGCCGAGCTGAGCGCCAAGAAGGAGGAGGTAAAGCCCGATCTGACTCTTCAGGTCCAGGCCGGGAGTGACTTTGCACCGGTCAGCAGTGACGCTCAGGTTCCCTTCGGGCTGGGGCGACTCTTTGGTGCCTCTAAAAGCCCCAGCAGCCCACAAGGTCACACCCCACCGAGCAG acGTCCCTCCCAGTGGCTGGCTCCTGGTGTCTCTGCACTGACGCGTAtggtgagcagcagctcagctcccATAATAAGGAGGTTCCCAGAAACCCTGGAAGAAACTGAGCAGGAATCGGACACGGAGGACGATGCCGTGGAGATTAATGACAAAGCCAGACCACTCAG gtcaGTACGAACCCTGTGCAACCACGCCGGAACGGGTTCGGAACTTAGCTTCTGCAAAGGGGAGCAACTCGTGGTGTTAGGAGGAGTCGATCAAGACTGGATTCGCTGTCGTCAGGGAGACAAAGAGGGGCTGGTGCCGATTGGCTACACCTCTCTCATCATGTGA